The following proteins are encoded in a genomic region of Cryptomeria japonica chromosome 11, Sugi_1.0, whole genome shotgun sequence:
- the LOC131041048 gene encoding putative UDP-rhamnose:rhamnosyltransferase 1, with protein sequence MATQHQLHVVMFPWLAHGHITPFLELAKSLVTYELRISFVSTPLNITRIKKQIVPGIELVELPLPSIDGLPVGVESTAGLSEIGRTDLIPLLFQALDLCEQPFATLLKLLSPDFVIHDTTLYWIPRVAAKLGIPTINFTVVNVTSTSFTIGQHRDGLPQIPTASDICEPPLGFPSEVVRYRLFEARNQLPLYQNKQHGICEGLSFMDRLCVSVEESWATVCNTCLELEGKFVDYFQTSTGRLMFPVGILIHRLPPWPAAEPCLAWLDRQADRSVVFASFGSECLLAAQQLGALLLGLKESKIPFLCVLTGHAAAELQQGFVDRTNGRGLVVTEWAPQLHILNHPSTGAFLSHCGWNSVTEGLRFGVPFVALPIQYEQGLTARLIADELRMGVEVKRNEEDGSFTKEDIARAVRAVMVGQEGCQIKSNVQEISRVLTSNDSQVHRTNIHKFFSALKEKASRKQTV encoded by the coding sequence ATGGCGACCCAACACCAGCTTCATGTAGTGATGTTCCCTTGGCTTGCACACGGCCATATAACACCCTTTCTAGAGCTGGCCAAGAGCCTCGTCACATATGAATTGAGAATTTCCTTTGTCTCCACTCCGCTTAACATTACACGGATTAAAAAGCAGATAGTGCCTGGAATTGAGCTGGTGGAGCTCCCATTGCCATCCATAGACGGCCTGCCAGTAGGCGTTGAGTCCACGGCAGGTTTATCCGAGATAGGAAGAACAGACTTAATACCGCTGCTCTTCCAAGCCCTAGATCTTTGTGAACAGCCCTTCGCGACATTGCTGAAACTGCTTTCCCCGGATTTTGTCATACATGATACGACGCTGTACTGGATTCCTCGGGTTGCCGCCAAGCTGGGCATTCCCACAATAAATTTCACGGTGGTTAACGTGACGTCCACGAGTTTCACAATAGGGCAGCACAGGGACGGACTGCCCCAAATCCCCACGGCCAGCGATATCTGTGAACCGCCACTGGGATTTCCCTCTGAGGTCGTCCGCTACCGACTCTTTGAAGCGCGGAATCAGCTGCCGTTATATCAAAACAAGCAACATGGTATTTGTGAGGGCCTCAGCTTCATGGACCGCCTTTGCGTCTCTGTGGAGGAAAGCTGGGCAACGGTTTGCAATACTTGCCTAGAGTTGGAAGGTAAGTTTGTGGACTATTTTCAGACAAGCACAGGGCGATTAATGTTTCCCGTAGGGATTTTAATCCACAGGCTACCCCCGTGGCCGGCTGCAGAGCCTTGCTTGGCCTGGCTGGACAGGCAGGCCGATCGTTCTGTGGTGTTTGCGTCCTTCGGCAGTGAATGCCTTCTCGCCGCCCAGCAGCTTGGTGCTCTCCTGTTGGGCTTGAAGGAAAGTAAAATCCCATTCCTGTGTGTTCTTACTGGCCACGCGGCGGCTGAGTTGCAGCAAGGATTTGTAGATCGCACCAATGGAAGAGGACTCGTGGTTACAGAGTGGGCACCTCAATTGCATATCTTGAACCATCCTTCCACTGGTGCTTTTCTTTCACACTGTGGGTGGAATTCTGTGACAGAAGGCCTGAGGTTTGGAGTGCCTTTTGTTGCTCTTCCTATCCAGTACGAACAAGGGTTAACTGCTAGGCTAATTGCTGACGAATTGAGGATGGGAGTGGAGGTCAAAAGAAACGAGGAGGATGGTTCTTTCACTAAGGAGGACATAGCTAGAGCTGTCCGAGCTGTGATGGTGGGGCAAGAAGGCTGTCAGATTAAATCCAATGTTCAGGAAATTAGTAGGGTTCTTACCAGTAATGATTCTCAAGTCCATCGAACAAACATACACAAGTTTTTCTCTGCGCTCAAGGAGAAAGCCTCCAGAAAACAAACTGTttga